The Scyliorhinus torazame isolate Kashiwa2021f unplaced genomic scaffold, sScyTor2.1 scaffold_1776, whole genome shotgun sequence genomic interval ATTCCCACTGGTAGGGCAAACCAGTTACAGTGCACCCACCAGCATCAGCGAGAACCATTGGGAAGTACAAAGGCAAGATATATGGAGAACGGGCATGGAATTGAGATTAAAGAAGAGTTgaaaggcttgaggggccaaatggcataTTCCTATTTTTTGTTCATTGTACTTCAACCTGAAAAAAACATAGGAATTCATAGAATTATAAAAtcccaatagtgcagaaggaggtcattcagtccatcgagtctgcaccgaccctctgacagagcaccctacctaagcctacacccCACCTATCgctgcaatcccacctaaccttttggatactatggggcaatttagcaaggccaataaacctaacgtgcacatctttggactgtggaatgaaacgggggcaccggaggaaacccacgcagacacatgaagaatgtgcaaaatccacacagccacaaggttggaatcaaacctggatccctggcactgtgaagcagcagtgctagccactgtgccacccttcctcCATTATTTAATCCAACAGATCCTCAAATGCCTTCAAGGTTTATGCTACCACACATTTTCCAGGCATCCATTTTAATCATTGATTTCTTTGGTCGGAATTTAATGCCCCCTCCGAAACAAGTTTAGAGGCGGAGAGGCATTTAATCGGATGGGAGTGTGTTGGGTAGGGACCCCACTGCTTTCTTGCCTGTCAGGTATGCTTTTaggcattagcactgctgcctcacggcgctgaggacccatgtccgataccggctctgggtcactgtccgtggagtttgcaaattctcccagtatctgcgtgggtctcacccccacaacccaaagatgtgcagggtaggtagattggccatgctaaactgccccttaattagagggaaaaaatgaattgggtactctaaattataaataaataaataagtatgCTTATAGGTTCCCTTGTTGTCAGGCAGTACTTAATCAAGGGACTCTGCGTCAGGAAGGAGGCAGGACCACTGAAAGCCACACCCTTGCCCTTGCTGCCGACCCCTCTCCACCCTCACACGTTCCCATCCTGCCTCAGTGATCTGTGTCTTGGGTCCCTCGCTGATGCTGGGCCGCTGGTGGGTGCACTGTAACAGACAGATGCTGGCctccgattggctggcagctcttgggggTGGAATAGGTGGATTTCTTCATCCCCGGGAAGGCCCACCACTGTCCAAATAAGTGCCTGATTAACATTTAATATGATGGGCCAAAGGAAGTGACATAGGGCTCTTGCTGGTTCTCCAACCGGTGATAAGACGACCCCTTATGCTTCGATTCAATTCCGCCCTTTGTGTATGAAGAATATCCAGACATCAGTGATCTAATCCTTCTTCCCCTTGTGTTGCTATTGAATTAGTGAGAAAGATGCCAGCAGTAAAAATTGACCCAAAACTGCAAAAACCTATTACCACAAAATGCAGTTTCTACATTTGGAATACAAATCATAAAAAAGATCATTTTATGCATTCCTTTCACATATTTCTAAAAGCCGGATACTAAAAATTGACTTCAATGATGCCATCCTTTTCTTCATTACAGATTTAGTCAATAAAATAATTTTGTTACTTGGAAACTCACATGCTTTCTTAATCCTAAAACCTGGCCTTTAAAGTAGATTTCACAGCATTACCTTACACAGTTTAAATTCATGCACGTACAAGCTTATCTTTGGTGTACAAAGTGAAAGATCCCTTTTCAGGATTTCTGAACAAATCCAGCTTTACTTGAACACAAATAACCTACAATGTATTTCCTTACCTTTCCATCATTGTAAAGGTTTGGGTTAAATCGTACACTGTGCCCTCCCGTGGTTTCCAGGTTTACAAGTGGAGGGGAGTTTGGATAATCTTGGGGAAAATATACATCAAATTCAAAACAGCCATTTGCATAAGGTGTATCGGATGGTCCTGTGATTAGAACCTGACGGGAGGAGGAAAGAATAATCAAAAACACTCATTCTGCTAAAATCATTGGCAGTTTACCATACAAAGTTTAAAAGAAAGCTGATGTATGCGCATGCAAGGAGATGACTACATAgacccgattcattttttttctttataaatttagagtattctattcattattttccaattaagggacaatttagcatggccaattcacccaccctgcacatctttggattgtgggggtgagacccatgcagacacagggagaatgtacaaactccagacggacagtgacccagggccggggtcgaacccaggtccttggtgccatgaggtagcagcgctaaccactgtgccaccgtgcagtcaTAAACCTGATTTATAACAGCTCCATAAACTGATCATAATGAATCCAATTGCTAACAAAAACCCAATATGCAGGAATTTCCAAAATCAGATCTTTCATCGTGTCCGGTTCCATACTTTTTTTTACACTGTGAAAAGCAGTTGGATTTCATATAGGAAAGAAGATCGTATAAGGATTTTCTGGGGGTCTAAACTTCTTTCAAAATGGAGTAAATTAGATTTTGTGGATTTTTATATAAATGGTGTGGCTCAATGTGCCAGTACCAGATGGTTACAAAGCTTAGTCCACCACAGTTTGAAGTTAATGTTTTATTTACCCTTGAAAACATTTTGGCTTTTGTCCTGATTAGCAATTCAATAATAAATGGAAAGTGAAATAAACCCTTCAAACTTAAttcaaaataatgtttatttttcTTTATTGCAAGTCATTTAAtgtaacactctctcactcagccttaGTTTAAGTCACCACATGCAACAAATGCTCTGGCCAAGAGAGCAAGCAGGTGACTAGTTACCAAATGTCCATCTGCAGCTGGTGACAAAGGTGCGAGAGTGTGGCCAGAGTCACTGATGCAGATGTGCTTTCTCAGTCATAAAAGCTTGGCATGTTGTTCAAAGTCTCTTTCGATAGTACAATCATCATTCATTATTTTCAAATACATGATGGTTCATAATGAACAATTAACATTTTGAATAAACTTGCAGCAAAATTTGAGATTTACTCCTCAGCGATTTACCCATGTATTGGGTAAAGCTCATAGAAAATCTATGGTGCAGAGAGACCAGTCAGCTCATCGTCTGCACGTCATAGCTATTTTAGCTTCAGTATTTTGCATTTACCTTCAtgatatccaatctctcctcatcacagCGCACAAACACACTGGATGAAGAGGAAAGAGGCAGAGATGTTGAGAGTGTGACAGCTTCCTGGGCAAGGCGTCTAGCTCTGGCAGCACTGTTAGCATCACTAGCATTCTTCACCTGAGACATGTAATGGTAATTTACTTTAAAGACCAATTTTCCATCATCATCTTCTGTGACCATCTCAGCAGTATCTAAAAAGTAAAACACGATTAAGTACAGGAATAAATTTGAGATTACGTTTTGGATTCAGAACATAGTTAACCGATGAAATGAGCAGAACTACATGGACATTCACTTGGAAGTGCTGTAACCTACAAGGTgatagaccaagagctggaaagtgggatgagGCTTTTGTGGCTggcacagattcaatgggccaaatggcctccttctgtgccatatatTTTCTATTTCGTCTATTCTTCTTTATTGTTTTACTAACATTACTAACATGACACTCCATGTAATAATCCTAACCATCTTTTTCATTCAGCATGCATATCCAGTTCCATCATTGTGATCGTCAGATTCAGAATCACTTCAATTCACAAACTGAAATGGAAATCACCGACTTAACACTGGCATTTCTAGAAAACTAGTAGACTTTCACTTTCGGATACGAATACCAGCAAGAAACACAGGTTTCTCTAGCTCTCGCACAATATAGCCATATTGCAGGAGAACAGCTTTAAAATTCCAATGGAAATCCAGTCACTTTGCATAGCAACCTGAGTAATGGTATCTCCAGGTAGCTCAGTTTCATATCAACTCGGAAGCTTTGTGCTgtagagggcagcacgatggcacagtggttagcattgccgcctacggcgctgaggacccgggttcgaatcccggccctgggtcactgtccatgtggagtttgcacattctctccatgtctgcgtgagtttcgcccccacaacccaaaagatgtgcaggttaagtggattggccacgctaaattgccccttaattggaaaaagaaataattgggtaaatttttaaaaaaaagcttttttttggattggattggattgaaaaTGTTTTAAAGAATTTGGATTAGAACATTACAGCCAATGGGTGTAAAAATAAAGGATCATCACTGGGTACATATTTAGGGCTCAGGGGATTaaaaataaaacactgtacattccAGCTTTTCCCATTATGTTCACTTTAAGCTTTATTTCTCAGCACTAAGATGTTGGAAGGATGTTTCCCGTGATTGGGAGGCAGGGTCTAGAACCAGGGTACACAATATCAGAGTAAGGGACAGACAGtcgaggactgagatgaggaatttcttcactcgtgtgatgaacctttggaattctctacctcagaggggtCACATAGTATATtcaggacagagattgagagatttctagattaaaaaattttttttttttttttttttttttataaaagagtacccaattatttattttttttccaattaaggggcaatttagtgtggcctatccacctaacctgtacatctttgggttctgggggtgaaacccatagaCATGGGGGGAGCATGCAAACTTGACACGGACAGTGATTTAggtgcaggattcgaacctgggtcctcagcggcgcagagatttctagatattaaagacatcaagggatatggggaaaatggcattgaaaaagatgatcagacatgatctagctgaatggtagagcaggcttgaggggtcgaatggcctattCCCACTCCTATTTCCTGTTTTACTACAACTTGAATCACAGACCAGATGACCTTCCATGAAGTTACGATTGCATAAATCTCATTTATGAGAAGTTGAGAAAATCCAAATGCTTATTAGACACATCCTTCATATGCTCAcacaaaattaattaattaatctttattagtgtcacaactaggcttacacttcactgcaatggagttactgtgaaaatccgccagactacatgcctgttcgggtacactgagggagaattcaaaacacCTGTTCATTAAAACATTATGGGTTACATTATGTGGGTGCTCGTACTATATAAAACAATATGCCTGAATAGAGTGGTTTCTAGTGAATGGTTTTTCCCAAGGTGACAATTTTCTCATTACacctttagcaaattttcacaacaGATTTAAGTCATTGGGAAAGATAGGCTGTGTTGTTAATCTTAAATGTGTACAAAAAATATAATTTCTATCTATCTGAATCATAATGATATGAAACTGAACTACATCCGACCAGTTGCTGGGTTGAGAAAGAAACTTGATTTAATATTTTGCCCAATTTGAGATTACAGCTAGAGAAAGGCAAGCCAAATTCCACCTCATTGCACAGGTAAAACACCAACAATTATTATTTATATTGCACCCTTAACACACTTCACAGGAGTGTAATTGGACAAGAATTGATTCCAAGCCAAACAAGGAAATACTAGGTAGGTTTCAAGGAACATCGTCACGTTGGAAAGAGAGGTGGAGACGATTAAGTAGGGAATTCCAGATGTTAGGCCTTAAGGCACTGCTGTCAACATTAGGCAAAGGGAGTGGAGTATGCACAAGTGACCAGAGTTGGAAGAACAGATTTCTTGCAGGGTTGTAGGATGGAGTTTAGCGGCAggggaggacatagaacatagagtgcagaaggaggccattcggcccagtgagtctgcaccgacccacttaagccctcacttccaccctaatcgccgtaacccataaccccatccaacctttttggacactaagggcaatttatcatggccaatgcacctaacctgtattttggactttgggaggaaaccggagcacccagaggaaacccacgcaggcacggggagagcgtgcaaactacgcacagacagtgacccagagggaaatcgaacctgggaccctggcgttgtgaagccacagtgttagccactgtactaccgtgctgcccaaggctgTGGAGGAATTTAAAACATGAGGGTGAGAATTATTGCTGGGGGTTTTTCTAAAATTGAGACTTTGGTGGTCTGGAGCCAACATAGGTCAACGAGACTGGGGGCGACGGTTCAATGGGACTTTGTATCAGATTAAGACATGATCGGCAGGGTTTTAAAGTTTAAGGAAGGTGGGGTTTAAGATGAtaagagagcattggaatagttgcTGGTAGAGGCAACAAAGACCATTCAACGCTAGCTAAGCAGAGCTAGAGGTGCATCAGGTGATGATATGCAATTCAACATGTATGTGGCACAGAATAATAGAATATAGAGGATGAAATGCATATGTACCCACAACACTTCGACACAAGTTTTGAATCTCAGATATGTGTGTTAAATGATGATCAGGTGCAACAAAAGAATAACTACAATAAAGAATCAATCTATACAAGATCAAAATGTGCAGGAGTAGACCATGTGGCCTGTCAAGCCAaatatctgtccatctcagccttaaatgggcggcacagtagcaatgggcagcaattcccggcttgggtcactgtctgtgtggaatctacacgttctccctgtgtcatagattatcatagaatttacagtgcagaaggaggccattcggcccatcgagtctgcaccggctcttggaaagagcaccctacccaagatccacacctccaccctatccccataacccagtaaccccaccctacacaaagggcaattttggacactatgggcaatttagcatggccaatccacctaacccgcacatctttggactgtgggaggaaaccggagcacccggaggaaacccacgcagacacggggaggatgtgcagactccgcacagacagtgacccaagccggaatcgaacctgggaccctggagctgtgaagcatttgtgctatccacaatgctaccgtgctgccctgggtctgcgtgggtttcctccgggtgctcctgtttcctcccacaagccccaaaagacgtgctattaggtaatttggacattctgaactctccctccgtgtacccgaacaggcaccggaatgtggcgactaggggcttttcacaataacctcattgcagtgttaatgtaagcctacttgtgacaataaagattattaaattaaatatattcagtggcggtgcacccacaaccctctgggttagAGGATCCCAAAGATTTGCAATCCTTTGAATGaggaaatttctcatctcagtcccaaatgatcgGCCCTTATCCCAAGACTGTGCCCCCGAGTTCTTGATTCCCTAGCCAGGGAAATTAACATCTCAATATCTATCCTATTAAGCCCCATATCGAAGCTGCTCTCATGTACTCCCCTAACAACCTGTTAAAACAGCATTATTGGCAAAGAGCTAGGACCAATACAACACAATTATGAAATAAATCAAATAGGTCATCCACAAGTTTGAGTAGAAAAGAAATACGGTCCATCTCATTTTGGCAATCTCCTTGGGGGgcacaatatttggaaagttaatcaaTCTTCAGAAATTAGCCTGTCGTCACAAAACTGCTTATAGTATCAGATCTGCACTGACAAAGATTAGGCTGCACATTTTAAAACCCTCTTCAGCGAGCTCAGGATCACCTATACACCAGGCTGATCTGCTGCAGAAAAAAACTTCCTTTGACTACAGATCTAACATGGTTAGGTACACGGTGGGAAACACTGGTGGATGAACATTTAATGCACCATAATAAATggaagcaaattctgcatactcagCCAAGATGTTCTAAATACTGCCGGCCTTTTATTGCCTGTGCCATGTTCCTCAGGGTACAATAAGGATTTGGACAGTAATAATTATTTCGATGTCTTGGTGGCAGGGGAAGAAAAACTGTGTCAGCTGCTTTAAAGAGCAGTCGATTAATCACTGCTCTGTAACCACTCTcaatattttaattttattttctcaCTGTTCAGATGTTTAACATTTATTTCATTATCTGGCACTTAGTCTGAAGAATCATTTTCTCAAAACACAGCAAGGTTTTCTGCCTATTTTGAAACAATCACATGATTTTTAAACGCACCAAGTAAAAAATAATTCCCAGTGTAAACATGGTCTACAGATGACTCGCTTTTATTCATCAGAAAGatgaagggcgcgattctcccagccccgcggtgggccggagaatcgccgcagccacgccacgccggcgtgcgattctccgaggtgcggagaatcggcgccatttgcgccggcgcgtttagcgcggcgccgatcgcgggccgctgtccacggccgggctgccgattctccggcccgcacgggccgagcggaaacggcagagtcccaccggcgccgttcacccctgatcgcagccggcgggaactctgcgcgtagggtcggggggcggcctgtggggcggggaaaagcttggaacacttagtctccatttcggagaatcatgCCCGAAATGCCCCTAGCGTGCTCCAAAAAAACACGAATACTATGCTCAAACACAGAATAAGTTGCAAAGACGCTTACCATTTATAGTGATTATTCATTTTCCTTCTAATTTCTCTTTGTTGTATTGTGTGGTATGTTCCAGATTGCTATGCAATCACACAACTTACAGGGGACATTTTCAAATACGTATATGGTCGATGGGTACTTAAAGGTCAGGCAGTGAAATTTTTTACCGACTTAACAGCGTTTCAGAATGTTGAATTTGTAACCAAATAAATTCAAGCAATAAATTTAAAATGCAATGCCCCAAACGAGCATGATTTAGAGAATTCCATTCACTGTTAAAAAGATGAAGCAGAATTTCTGGGCTTTGTTTAAAATCTccctgttcctctcccccctgaaGGCAACAACCATCTCAAGATGAAATTTAAAAATTCTGTAGTTTTCAATAGCCCTTCAGGTTCTCACTCAAAAATCCATTCAGGTGGATTGATGCTGTAACAGCGCAGTTAGAATATTGCCCGCACACCTCCTGGATGGTAGTCAACAGATGGAACCCTGGGGAGTGCTTTTCGCTCCAGAGCCTAGGGTGCTGACACAACATCAATATcaatggggctggttcagcacagtgggctaaacagctagcttgtaatgcagaacaatgccagcagcgccggttcaattcccgtaccggcctccacgaacaggcgccggaatgttgcgactaggggcgtttcacgtaacttcactgaagcctacatgtgccaataagcgattattattatctagtTATATTTGATTACTGAGCGACTGAGGAGGCAGGAATTTTATATTTGCTCAGTATGCCGTCGGGGGAATAGCACAAATACAGCTTCAATTAAATAAAGCACACTACATAGGAAATTCTATGCATCCTATTTCAGATTATTTTACATGCTGTGTGTTAAATGAAACTTACCGAATTGCAGTTTTTTCATTGCAGCTACATATTTTTCTTCTAGAGAGCGCGTGACTGCTAACGGCCTCGGTCTTGTCATAGCTTTCTTTGTTGATTCTGCAATTTTCTTTTCTGAAACAAAAGGATCGGGGAATAAACATTGGAGCAAATCTAATTTCAGTGGCTTAaataaggggaagctggataagcaCACGAGGGATcatggaatagaaggatacagagggGGTTGGAATAA includes:
- the LOC140407670 gene encoding dual E2 ubiquitin-conjugating enzyme/E3 ubiquitin-protein ligase BIRC6-like — translated: MARHVPLYRALLELLRAIASCISLVPLLLPLSGDNSEEDEEHSETQTSVGTLLAKMKTCVDTYTNRLRSKKDKSKAGSKSDAAEAESEGLTLLVPDIQQTAEIVQLATTSLRQAAQEKKIAESTKKAMTRPRPLAVTRSLEEKYVAAMKKLQFDTAEMVTEDDDGKLVFKVNYHYMSQVKNASDANSAARARRLAQEAVTLSTSLPLSSSSSVFVRCDEERLDIMKVLITGPSDTPYANGCFEFDVYFPQDYPNSPPLVNLETTGGHSVRFNPNLYNDGKVCLSILNTWHGRPEEKWNPQTSSFLQ